A single Pseudomonas sp. DC1.2 DNA region contains:
- a CDS encoding DUF4381 domain-containing protein: MSSLDQLQPLMSPPPIAFWPPAPGWWLLLVLVPLIGFGLWKARRLIPNKRPIVRAEQPLDPVRLAALAELALMPKPYDGAPAGAWLQQLNGLLKRLCRNHYPYSQSHTLNGRKWLAFLDNRCPAAGLTRWMVLVEGAYKPECKLDDKAIAGLTQAVDTWIRKHV, translated from the coding sequence ATGAGCAGCCTCGATCAACTGCAACCGCTGATGTCACCGCCACCGATCGCGTTCTGGCCTCCGGCACCGGGCTGGTGGTTGTTGCTGGTGTTAGTGCCGCTGATCGGTTTCGGACTATGGAAAGCCCGGCGTTTGATCCCGAACAAACGCCCAATCGTGCGCGCGGAACAACCGCTGGACCCGGTGCGCCTAGCCGCCCTGGCCGAACTGGCGCTGATGCCAAAACCCTACGACGGGGCTCCGGCAGGCGCCTGGTTGCAGCAACTCAACGGTTTGCTCAAGCGCCTGTGCCGCAACCATTACCCCTACAGCCAGAGTCACACCCTTAACGGCCGCAAATGGCTGGCCTTCCTCGACAACCGCTGCCCCGCTGCCGGCCTGACGCGCTGGATGGTCTTGGTAGAGGGCGCCTACAAACCCGAATGCAAACTCGATGACAAGGCCATCGCCGGCCTGACTCAAGCCGTCGACACCTGGATTCGCAAACATGTTTGA
- a CDS encoding DUF58 domain-containing protein, which yields MNALLPSEPGIRVSLAELIEMRHRVREVQLFSTPSQRSPLIGLHHSKLRGRGVDFDQVRVYQAGDDVRTIDWRVTARTQEPHTKLFHEERERPIFIMVEQSRRLFFGSGLMFKSVLAAQAASLIGWAALGHNDRVGGLVFGDNEHYEIKPRRSKQSLLQLLNRLVRVNQSLNTESEPDRDGLNIALRRAREVLRPGSLVIVICDERALTDGAEQQLSLLSRHCDLLLLPLSDPLDHALPAAGLLRFAERGAQLELDTLNFDLRQRYRAQAEARIARWELLAQKLRIVLMPLSTQSEMVEQLREYLNPQKPGKAR from the coding sequence ATGAACGCCCTTCTGCCATCTGAGCCGGGTATCCGCGTCAGCCTCGCCGAGCTGATCGAGATGCGCCATCGCGTGCGCGAAGTGCAACTGTTCTCCACCCCCAGCCAGCGCAGTCCGCTAATAGGCCTGCACCACTCCAAGCTGCGTGGACGCGGCGTGGACTTCGATCAGGTGCGGGTTTATCAGGCTGGCGACGACGTGCGCACCATCGACTGGCGCGTCACCGCAAGGACGCAGGAACCCCACACCAAGCTGTTCCATGAAGAGCGCGAGCGACCGATTTTCATCATGGTCGAACAAAGCCGTCGGTTGTTTTTCGGCTCGGGACTGATGTTCAAATCAGTGCTGGCGGCCCAAGCGGCAAGCCTGATCGGCTGGGCCGCGCTGGGGCATAACGACCGCGTTGGCGGGCTGGTGTTCGGCGACAACGAGCATTACGAAATCAAGCCCCGGCGCAGCAAGCAAAGCCTGCTGCAATTGCTCAACCGACTGGTGCGGGTCAACCAGTCGCTCAATACTGAAAGCGAACCGGACCGCGACGGTTTGAACATTGCCCTGCGCCGGGCCCGTGAAGTGTTACGTCCCGGCAGCTTGGTGATTGTGATCTGCGATGAGCGCGCGCTGACCGACGGAGCCGAGCAACAGCTGAGCCTATTGTCACGCCATTGCGACCTGTTGCTGCTGCCGCTGTCCGACCCGCTGGATCACGCCCTGCCCGCCGCCGGCCTGCTGCGCTTTGCTGAGCGCGGTGCGCAACTGGAACTCGACACCCTCAATTTCGACCTACGCCAGCGCTACCGTGCCCAGGCCGAGGCGCGTATTGCACGATGGGAACTGCTGGCACAGAAACTGCGGATAGTGTTAATGCCCTTGAGCACCCAGAGTGAGATGGTCGAACAGTTGCGCGAGTACCTGAACCCACAAAAACCGGGGAAAGCTCGATGA
- a CDS encoding VWA domain-containing protein: MFEFAWPWIFALLPLPWLMRVMLPVADSGEPALNVSFLGDLEHLSRRRARVSLPAWRHQAPFILLWLILLIAAARPQWLGEPLPVAASGRDLLVAVDVSGSMEFPDMQWQDDDVSRLALVQHLLGDFLESREGDRVGLILFGSQAYLQAPLTFDRHTVRVWLDEARIGIAGKNTAIGDAIGLALKRLRMRPAQSRVLILVTDGANNGGEIDPLTAARLAAKEGVKIYPIGIGADPEQSGTPGFLGVNPSLDLDEPALKDIAQATGGQYFRARDGKELQAIKDTLDKLEPVAQQPTQARPAQALYHWPLALALLLSMLLVVRERWPHNPLQRVLSKKLFLQAQLPDWRQRLKRLRLRRRR; this comes from the coding sequence ATGTTTGAGTTCGCCTGGCCCTGGATCTTCGCCCTGCTACCGCTGCCTTGGCTGATGCGGGTCATGCTGCCGGTAGCCGACAGTGGCGAGCCGGCACTCAACGTCAGTTTCCTCGGTGACCTCGAACACCTGTCACGGCGTCGAGCCCGAGTCAGTCTGCCGGCCTGGCGCCATCAGGCACCCTTCATATTGCTGTGGCTCATTCTGCTGATCGCAGCGGCACGCCCACAGTGGCTTGGCGAGCCGCTGCCCGTTGCGGCCAGTGGCCGCGACCTGTTGGTGGCGGTAGACGTGTCCGGCTCCATGGAGTTTCCTGACATGCAGTGGCAAGACGACGACGTCAGCCGACTGGCGCTGGTTCAACATCTGCTCGGTGACTTTCTGGAAAGCCGCGAAGGCGACCGGGTCGGGCTGATTCTGTTTGGCAGCCAGGCCTATCTGCAAGCGCCGTTGACCTTTGACCGCCACACCGTGCGCGTATGGCTCGACGAAGCGCGAATTGGCATCGCAGGCAAAAACACCGCCATCGGCGATGCCATTGGCCTGGCCCTCAAGCGCTTGCGTATGCGTCCGGCCCAGAGTCGGGTGCTGATTCTGGTCACTGATGGCGCCAACAATGGCGGCGAAATCGACCCACTCACAGCGGCGCGACTGGCCGCCAAAGAAGGCGTGAAAATCTACCCCATCGGCATCGGCGCCGATCCTGAACAAAGCGGCACGCCGGGTTTCCTCGGCGTCAATCCGAGCCTGGACCTTGACGAACCTGCGCTCAAAGACATCGCTCAAGCCACTGGCGGCCAGTATTTCCGGGCCCGCGACGGTAAGGAGTTGCAAGCGATCAAGGATACCCTCGACAAGCTGGAACCGGTCGCCCAGCAACCCACCCAGGCCCGACCGGCCCAGGCGTTGTATCACTGGCCTCTGGCCTTGGCGCTGCTGTTAAGCATGCTGCTGGTGGTGCGCGAGCGTTGGCCGCACAACCCGTTGCAGCGCGTATTGAGCAAAAAACTGTTTTTGCAGGCTCAACTGCCGGACTGGCGCCAAAGGCTCAAACGCCTGCGCTTGCGGAGGCGCCGATGA
- a CDS encoding AAA family ATPase, whose protein sequence is MEHREALLALRTFLSTQILGQEKLIERLLIALLADGHMLVEGAPGLAKTKAIKELAEGIEAQFHRIQFTPDLLPADITGTEIYRPETGSFVFQQGPIFHNLVLADEINRAPAKVQSALLEAMAERQVSVGRSTYELSPLFLVMATQNPIEQEGTYPLPEAQLDRFLMHVKIGFPDAAVERRILQQARGEALNGETKPERRVSQQAIFAARKEILGLYMADAVEEYLVQLVMATRTPAKFDPEMAEWIAYGASPRGSIALDRCARAHAWLAGRDFVSPEDIQAVLFDVLRHRIILSFEAEAAGIDQDRVVQRILDVVAVA, encoded by the coding sequence ATGGAACATCGTGAAGCGCTGCTTGCGCTGCGAACCTTTCTTTCAACGCAGATTCTCGGCCAGGAAAAACTCATCGAGCGTTTGCTCATCGCCTTGCTCGCCGACGGCCACATGCTGGTCGAGGGCGCTCCGGGGCTGGCCAAGACCAAGGCCATTAAAGAACTCGCCGAAGGCATCGAAGCACAGTTCCATCGCATTCAGTTCACGCCCGACCTGCTACCGGCCGACATCACCGGCACGGAAATCTATCGCCCGGAAACTGGCAGCTTCGTATTCCAGCAAGGGCCGATTTTTCACAACCTGGTGCTGGCGGATGAAATCAACCGCGCCCCGGCCAAGGTTCAGTCGGCATTGCTCGAAGCGATGGCCGAGCGTCAGGTCAGCGTCGGGCGCAGCACTTATGAGCTGTCACCGCTGTTCCTGGTGATGGCCACTCAAAACCCAATCGAGCAGGAGGGCACCTACCCGCTGCCCGAAGCCCAGCTCGACCGCTTCCTGATGCACGTAAAAATCGGCTTCCCGGACGCGGCTGTCGAACGGCGAATCCTGCAACAGGCGCGCGGTGAAGCCCTGAACGGTGAAACCAAGCCGGAGCGCCGGGTCAGCCAACAGGCGATCTTTGCTGCACGCAAGGAAATCCTGGGTTTGTACATGGCCGACGCTGTGGAGGAATACCTGGTGCAACTGGTCATGGCCACCCGCACACCGGCCAAGTTTGACCCGGAGATGGCCGAGTGGATCGCTTATGGCGCCAGCCCACGCGGTTCGATTGCTCTGGACCGTTGCGCCAGGGCTCACGCCTGGCTGGCCGGACGCGACTTTGTCAGCCCGGAAGATATCCAGGCGGTGCTGTTCGATGTGTTGCGCCACCGCATCATCCTGTCCTTTGAAGCCGAAGCGGCCGGGATCGACCAGGACCGGGTGGTCCAGCGGATTCTCGACGTCGTAGCCGTCGCTTGA